From one Brachypodium distachyon strain Bd21 chromosome 4, Brachypodium_distachyon_v3.0, whole genome shotgun sequence genomic stretch:
- the LOC100836489 gene encoding DNA-directed RNA polymerase V subunit 5A has protein sequence MDSAESSVASTPARAPAVAPKAAVGPRYNNDGGDDDDDGVPMVARCVSSMIDSGDPESHRLFLARRTALEMLRDRRYAVPEADLARTLPEFRAWWAERPEIDRLSFSTTLASDPSNKVQLVFCPPEPFKIAAIREVYGRVKDENLSCLILVLQSKITSRAKDAIKEIFKYKVDVFQIAELLVNVTKHVLKPEHEVLTPEEKAHLLKKYNVVDSQLPRMLETDAIARYYGLGKGTVLRVTYDGELTGNHVTYRCIF, from the exons ATGGACTCGGCGGAGAGCTCCGTGGCCTCCACCCCGGCCCGCGCCCCCGCCGTCGCCCCAAAGGCCGCCGTCGGCCCCCGCTACAAcaacgacggcggcgacgacgacgacgacggcgttCCCATGGTCGCCCGCTGCGTGTCGTCGATGATCGACAGCGGCGACCCGGAGAGTCACCGCCTGTTCCTGGCCCGCCGGACGGCGCTGGAGATGCTCCGCGACCGCCGGTACGCCGTGCCGGAGGCCGACCTCGCCCGCACGCTCCCGGAGTTCCGCGCCTGGTGGGCCGAGAGGCCCGAGATCGACCGTCTCTCCTTCTCCACCACCCTCGCCTCCGACCCCTCCAACAAG GTGCAACTCGTGTTCTGCCCACCGGAGCCTTTCAAGATCGCGGCTATCCGGGAGGTGTATGGGCGAGTGAAAGACGAGAACCTGTCTTGCCTCATTCTGGTGCTGCAGAGCAAGATAACGTCCAGGGCTAaagacgccatcaaggagatCTTCAAGTACAAAGTGGATGTGTTCCAG ATCGCAGAACTACTGGTGAACGTTACTAAGCATGTCCTGAAGCCCGAGCATGAAGTGCTTACTCCAGAAGAAAAAGCCCATCTGCTGAAGAAGTACAACGTCGTGGATTCACAG tTGCCTCGCATGCTAGAGACCGATGCTATCGCTCGCTACTATGGCCTCGGCAAGGGAACCGTGCTCAGAGTTACGTATGATGGCGAGCTCACCGGGAACCATGTGACTTACCGGTGTATTTTCTGA